The genomic interval GAAGTGCAACATCTCCGTGCCGGGATCCTCGGGGCGGGCGCAGTCCAGTGATCTGCGCGCGACCGGATGCGCGGCATGAGGCAGCCGCCAACATGCGTCTGCCGGACCGAAAAACCCTCGCATCGCGGCAGGTATCCGACGGCAACCCTCGAAACAAACCGGGCATGGAGCGACGCGGATTTCTGAAGGCGCTCGCCGTGCTGACCGGTGGGTTGGCGATGCGCCCGTCTCTTGCATCGACCCTTGGCGGACTTTCGGACGCGACCGGCGCATCCCGCCTATCGCGGCTCGGTGGATCCCTCATCGTCGTGCACACGGACCTGCACAACCACAGTCTCATCTCCGGCGACGCGCAGGGAACCCCTGGGCGCGCGCTGCATCAGATCCGCGCGGCCGGCATCGACGTCGCGTGTATGACCGAACACGCGGTCTCGGGCAAGAACCACGGCGAGGTCACCTGTTCCGACTGGCACGAGGGCGACTGTCGCTTCGTCACGGGCATCAATGAGAGCGATTGGCGAGCGATGGCCGCAATCGCCGACAGCGCGTATGAGCCCGGCTCCTTCGTTTCGTTCCGCGGGTTCGAATACAGCACGCCGACCGTCGGTCACATCAATGTTTGGTTCGGCAAGGACTTCACTGATCCCGCGCACGAGGGCGCGCTCGTCACCGCACGCGAGATCTCGGAGATGGATCGGGTGTTCCCACCGTTGCAGCCCATCACCGACCAGTTTGAGAGCGCGCCCGACACCGCTCTGATCACGCCGTTCTATGACTGGCTATCCTCGGAGCCGGGGAGCCTGCCGTTCGGGGGCGGGAACGATGCACTCGCGAGCTTCAATCACCCTGGGTACTTCGGCAACTTCGGGGCGTTCACATATCACGCGGGCGCCGCGCAACACATCGTCTTGATGGAGGCCTTCAACCCGATCAACAGTGATCCGGATTACTTCTGGTACGGCGCCGACAAGGGGTTGCCGAATCCCTTCAACGCCTGCCTCAACGCCGGGTGGCGCGTGGGATTCACCGGCGTCAGCGACGAGCACTCCGGGACCTACGGCCAACTCGGGAAGGGCCGCGGAGGACTGTGGGTCGACGAGGTCAGCCGCGAAGGGGTGCGGCGTGCCATTCAGTCCAAGCGCAGCTTCGCGACCGTCGAGGCCGCGCTGCGGCTCGACGCCACCGCGAACGGCGTACCGATGGGCTCCTCGTTGCCTTCGGGATCGGACCCGGTCAGCATCGCGCTCGACATCGATCGGGGGCCCGACTGGGCCGGCAAGTCGCTGTTGGTGGAGGTCGTTGGTCCCGGGAGTGACGGACCGCGCCTGTTGGACGTGATTCCGGTCACCGTCCCGTCCGGTGACCTGCCGGTCACGTTCACGGCGCAGCCGAACGGCGCGTGGATGTTCCTTCGGATCATCGATCCGGAGCGCCCCAACCATCCTCTTGCGCGTGCGCCCTTCGACAACGGGGGCGCGTGCGCGTACGCGAGCCCATGGTTCTTCGGAACGGCCTAGTTGGGGTGGTCGACAAAGCACCTTCTGGGCGACAACTTGATGTAGATCAGCACGGCCGCGCGCGCAATTCACGCCGGGTTCGCAATCTATGTTCCGGATGACGACGCAGCCTGCGGTTTGTCCCGTTTGAGATACGTCCGTCCTGGGCCACGACCAGCCTTTTGTTCAGCCTTTTGTTCAGCCTTTTGTTCCGGCCGCTTGTCAACGGCCAAGTGAAAGCCTCCACTGGTGGCCAACTGAAAGTCTCCACCCCTCACCCTGCTTTCCTCTTGACTCCTCATCTCGTTCCTGCTCAAGACGAAGGAGATCGAGCGCCTCGCGGAGTTCGTGCGCCGCAGCACCGACGACGCGCTCGAGAACGTCAGCTACTACGCGACGGAGCCGGCGGCGAAGACGCTCGAGGGGGGGAGGATGCCGGAGATGGAAGGGGTGTCGAGCGCCCTGGGCGCCGGGCTCGGCCTCTTCTCGCAGGGGTTGGATGCGTTCAAGAACCTCAAGACGCTCCCTGGGTTCGTCTCGAAGGGTCGAAAGACCATTGCAGGAAGGTCGGCCGTCTGCGCGACGTGGTCACCTTCGTACGCGCAGGGAACCGTCGAGCAGTGCCTCGATTTGGGGACCGGCGCGGTCCTGTTCTGGGCGGCCGACTCGCCGGGGGGACCTACTCGGATTCAGGCAATTGAGGTTGGCGCACCGTCCAACCGTGACTTCACTCCGACACATCCGGTGACCGAGCTTCCGCGTTCCTAGGCCCGGCAGGATCTGAGGCGGCGCAACGATCGACCCCGGTGCGATCCCGCGCGTCGAGGGCACCCCCGTGATCATTCACGTCAGGGGTGAAGACGGTGGTTCGAACTCCGTCCGCTCAGTTGCGCGGAACACCGTCTCTGCCTGTTCAGGGGGGACGGATCGGAACGCTTCAATCGGCCAGTTTCCCCTGGTGGAAGTCCTGCAAGCCCTCCCGAAACGCATGGTTTGAGAGTCGTCCACTCAGGACCACGAAGAGCCCCTTCGACATCGAGACCTAATGTCGGCTCATCCAAGATCAGCAGCGGGGTCCGTTTGATCAGGGCACACGTAAACGCCAACTTCTGCTGCATGAATGGAGTTCTCTACAACCGATGTGGGAAAGTCAACGTGCAGGCGGGACCTCCGGTGCCGAGGCACGCGTGCTGCAAAGGGCTGCCCGGTTCCCTGTGGTTGCGTTTTTGGTGTTTATGGAATACCATGCAGCCATGCCTCGCACTGGATACACCACGGTTGACGACCTGCTGACAACCGGGCAGGCGGCCAAGCTGCTGGGGACGTCTCGGCAGCACGTCGTCGATCTCTGCACCAGCGGGCGGCTGAGCTATCAGAAGGTGGGGGCGCATCGTCGGGTTTCGCGCCGCGCTGTAGAAGCAATCCAGGAACGGTCGCTGGAACTGTCGCCTGATCAGGAGCGGAGCTTGTGGCTACACCGCGCAGTTGCGGGGAAACTCGCGCTCAATCCGTCACGGGTGCTCGGCCAGGCGCGACGAAATCTAGGGCGCCTTCGTGAGGTGCATACCCGGGGTCGCGTGCAAGCCCAATTCGACGCGTGGCAAACGTTGCTGGACGGACCGCTCACCTCCCTCATGGATTTCCTCGTTTCGAAATCACCGAGCGCTTTGGAGCTGCGGCAGAACAGCCCGTTCGCCGGAGTGCTGTCCCAGACTGAGAGGTGCAAGGCGCTGGAGGCCTTCCACCAGGCGACGCGGGCCGCCTAGGCATGCGCCGCCGCTAACTCGAGCATGTCCTGCGGGCAGCGTGCCAAATCGCCGAAACCACGGAGGCCCTCGTCATCGGCAGTCAAGCCATACTCGGTACTTACTCTGAGGGTGCATTGCCGCCGGAAGCATTCAG from Actinomycetota bacterium carries:
- a CDS encoding DUF3604 domain-containing protein gives rise to the protein MERRGFLKALAVLTGGLAMRPSLASTLGGLSDATGASRLSRLGGSLIVVHTDLHNHSLISGDAQGTPGRALHQIRAAGIDVACMTEHAVSGKNHGEVTCSDWHEGDCRFVTGINESDWRAMAAIADSAYEPGSFVSFRGFEYSTPTVGHINVWFGKDFTDPAHEGALVTAREISEMDRVFPPLQPITDQFESAPDTALITPFYDWLSSEPGSLPFGGGNDALASFNHPGYFGNFGAFTYHAGAAQHIVLMEAFNPINSDPDYFWYGADKGLPNPFNACLNAGWRVGFTGVSDEHSGTYGQLGKGRGGLWVDEVSREGVRRAIQSKRSFATVEAALRLDATANGVPMGSSLPSGSDPVSIALDIDRGPDWAGKSLLVEVVGPGSDGPRLLDVIPVTVPSGDLPVTFTAQPNGAWMFLRIIDPERPNHPLARAPFDNGGACAYASPWFFGTA
- a CDS encoding helix-turn-helix domain-containing protein produces the protein MPRTGYTTVDDLLTTGQAAKLLGTSRQHVVDLCTSGRLSYQKVGAHRRVSRRAVEAIQERSLELSPDQERSLWLHRAVAGKLALNPSRVLGQARRNLGRLREVHTRGRVQAQFDAWQTLLDGPLTSLMDFLVSKSPSALELRQNSPFAGVLSQTERCKALEAFHQATRAA